The genomic stretch ATAATCTGCTGGGACGGTcgagtgaaataaaaaaaacattcgaaCAAAGAAACTGTGGGCTGCTTCATGTCCACCTTATGACCgctatgttccactagattttgtagagattcctttaaacacaagggtgttagtaaagtcaggtagtgatgtaggtgaggtgaggaggcctggggtgcagtcagcgttcacattcatcatgttcaatagggctcTGGAGCtgcagatctttcactccaaaacATATCTGTGTACAATATCCATATAAGTGAATGGGAAATTTAATGCTCCAACAGCCAGACATCTCgtccaattgtgtgcctccaacagtgcggtaacagtttggggaagaaccacatatggctggagagcaggccattcaaggtcttccactccaacccatgcaaactatatcttcatagTGATTTATCCTggtttctctctgttttatGATCTTTGCCCCCCAGTTCTTGTTCTCAAGCTTCTCGACAAGACGTTCAGTAACAAGGGTCCCTCTGAAAAGCTGTCTTTCCACACTTAAAGATTAAAAATTGATACTTGGATCATACGCTGACTAGATCACGCAGACTTGAGTTGTGATGAATTTTAATACCTAAACATTTCTCCTCTCGAACACGTTTAACCTGTAAACGCTTTCAGCTCACAAACACAGGCTTTCATCAGTCACTGAAGTGGTGAAAGAGAATATTGAAGTGAATGTGAAAGTTATTTTATTGAAGTGTCACTTAAACATTTGCTTTAAATTAGCAACGGCTCGTCAGGTGGAGTTTCTGGGCGTGGTCTGCAACCTTGTTTTGATTCTACATTCCGGAAAGATGAAATTCacaccagacaaaaaaaaaagggggttttttcttccgttttttttttttttttttttatacactgagTGATTGTAATGTGTAACTGTTGCCATGTGAAAATCATGAAACCTGTTTATTAACTCTTTCtgtaacccagatgaggaccttttgagtctggttcctctcaaagtttcttcctcatgccatctcagggagtttttccttcaccacattcaCCACTCGCTCACTCGTTGgagataaacttacaattataaggaacatttacatttatagcatttagtctctgtcaatgaataaatcaacactggtttgcTAAATGACAAACTTGATACCATCAGCTTAAACTTATAGACCATGAACTTATAcgctcttttatacaactttagaACCTGTTTATCTCTGTAGAGCTCTACTGAGAcgatgtacattaaaaaaattgtctacaaatttaaatgaattgaattgtaagTATATCATTTACCcaaaaatggatttttatatCACTGGAAATCAGAAACAGTTCCTATCAGTGGTGgctgaagtacacaaaccatgtacttgagtaaaagtaaagtctctaaataaatatgactccagtaaaagtgtctcttAAAAgattcacttgagtaaaaatacaaacatttttgccttcaaatgtacttaagtatccaaagtagtgatttattataactataatgttcctattataatttttatatgaatgtgactctcagcacactgatctattaatacaatgatattaatgactcaaacactgattgatttctattacaatcatcatgaacccaaaaccttcgtgtaaaaatggtgtaaacgaggtcacgtgagttgtgtcgagttcgagtctggagtttcttcatcatttattcctttctaaatgttgaactgttaaactgatgctgaactgtatgttggtgatcagtagatacaccaagcaccaatcagaacacgtgtaaaacagagcgtgcgctcgatcctgattggtgactcgctacGTGTTTCAGCAGTGAAAGTGAaacatttgactttgaaatttgaatctgaaaatgaaaattctccccgaatggaaatacttcagtaaagtacagatacttgaaaaagctacttaagtacaggaacgaattacattcacttccttactgtccaacacTTTTTTAGATTTgggatgttttttaaagaataaatagatttttttaaagaatgggGATTTGTGGTCTTTAAGTTCCAGTGAAAAATGTCAAGTGACAGCAAACAACAGCATTCTAAACAAATCTTTGCTTCCATAATTTATTgctgcaaaagtttgtggacgaaGCACGTATATATTGTGATGTTCAGGGGCCCACGCATCAGCcactaaatgtatttttcaataAGACGATTAGTTGACAGTAAATTGCGCactgatttataaaaaatatgtgcCGTTACTGCTTTTACACAACGCACAAATGCGTCACTCTTCGCCATTATTAATGCAGACTGTGAAAATAATCCCGGCTTTGTtttcgtatatatatatatagttcctCATTCCCtcctaaaaagaaacaaatctgTAGCCACACCTCTGCCAACTATTCATGCTTTTGCAATGTAGCTGTAGTTGGTCAACTTTGAACACTGTTGTTcgatttttttccagaaattgGAGGATTTGaaacaaatttcatttatagTCAGATTCAGAACTCTTCATTTAGACAAATTGGGAAggtttaacctgttagccttcaccACAGCTTTTGGGACTGACAGCGGAAAATTCTCTatctaactttaaatgttaacagttccctAATAAAAGTGGACAAAACTGTCcattattcaaagttgatattgctcttgcacttcatcatctataacttattatctattttgagcaatatcaacttttaTGATTGACAGTGAAGCTCAAAGTGCCTTCTTTCCAGAAGATAGATAacttgtgtatgtagcacattttttttatcaggaactgtttaAAGTTACTTAGgacatttcagctgtgagtcctaaaGTTTGGGCTGGGTGGGACGGAGAGGGGCgaaccagacatagtctcagataaatgtttgtaggaatcaaATTTTTGATatcttcattcaatttaaaGCTGGCGCAAATATTGTAGGATTTgaaaaatttgtattaaaatattaagtACCTAATTATCTCAAtcatggggttttttttacagtttggtGAAATTATTAGATTACATTATATTCCTTTGTTTTAGAAGTTCACACCTCGTGTTTGGGACACTGGACTGGGAGGGACAAATGTGAAATGaaagtggttttttttgtgtgtgtgtgtgtataaatatgattAGAAACAGGAATGTGGTAGTGACAGAAGACACAAAACTAGGCGGCGAAAGGTACCCTGGTCCTCTGAACTACAACGTACTTTAACATTGTATTTCGACCCAACGATAAGAGCAAATACGTCAGGTAAGTGCAAATCTTTAATAcctgttttttcttgtttgttttttctcatgGCTGCTTGAAATCTACCATAAAATGATTGACAAGCACGAAATGAATagatctataaaaataaatctacacctGGATTCTTCTCTGTCCTGTCAttcaaaagcaaaacaaatcacTCACAGGTTTGTTTGTTACTATTCGTTTACAGTATAAATGCAGAAAATCAGAGCACTATCTTACCACTGAAGGTCTTCCGTTTGAGTCAAATTCCTCTCATATTGTGTGCCATTCCAGGAAGTTTCTCCTCATGATTGTACATTGAACTGGATTACTGTAAAGGTGATCAGGATTCTCTTTACACCAAGTTCAATTGTTTCATCTGCAATACAATCAATACAATCAGGGTTCCTGGGTCCGAGCTTGAGCTCAGATCGATGttctgttaatgtttttttttttttgtgtgttgccAAATTTCTTGTGCAGTCAATACTCCCAAAAATGCGTCAGAAAATCATTTACTTGGTCACAGAGCACCACCAACTGCACATCAGTAGGAATGTTCTGTTATTGTACCTGACTGTTCCAAAATACTGCTGCAGGAGAGACACCTTAGTTAAATAGACATGCTGGATGTTCttcttaacgcaaccctccctatttatcagggaccgacactaagagtgccttatgtcttattattattgtcttaaacttaaactaaaagacccaaacttgttcaaGCATTACattgcttctgtgcacaaagccaactctatGAAGATATACTCTGCAGTACaagagttggagtggaagatctcctgctatagagctcgaaacctattgaacacctacCGTATGGGTTGAATTTTTCACacacctcctcatctcacctactgtACAGCATCTGACTTTTACACCCTTGtctgaaatctccacaagcacactccaaaatctggtaacatcttcccagaagagtggaggttattataacagcaattgtggaatgagatgtttaaaaacacagcccaatcttatgctcaggtgaaTGGAATAATAAATGTGCAGTGGGTTTATAGCGCTGTTATTCTCATACAATTTCAGCATGAGTTCGCTTCACTCTGTCTTCTTTAGAATGTCTGCAGCACCCACTGGTACTTGTCCCAATGAGGGCCGCTTCCCCTCCGCCACGCTTAATGCCTTTGTGGAACCACTACTGACaccaaatgaagggaaaaacgGTAAGCAGCAAAGGATTGAGAGATCATATGGATGCTGGAAGTCGATCCATAAAATGCACAAATTGTACCaatctctttctttcatcctttcattctttctctctctttcttctctgtctctcagatGGTCGGTTATTAGTGCTCTCCATAGATCTCCTCAAGTCTAAAACAGGTCAGAACCGCCTGGAACATCACACGGACCGTTACCAAAGCGATGACCTCGTCGTTCGTCGAGGGCAGGGCTTTCAGATGTGGATTGAGTTCTCACGAGCGTTCGAGCCCAAATCTGACAAACTACACCTGGAGCTCAGGCTGGGTGAGGTGCCGAAATCATCTGAAGTGGTTATCTGAATGCTAATTCtccattatattaattaagatGAGAAACCTCATTTAAATGTTTACCAACAATATCATTCTGTGGACATAATTAGTATCATagtcttataataataataataataataataataataataatagtgttgattttaattattatataaccaGACAAATGATACAACAGAACCTTAAAACTTGTTTAAATAGCTCAGGGGTtatgatgttggacttctgatcagaggtttatgagttcaaatcccagcaccactaagctgctgtcgctgggcccttgagcaaggcccttaactctcaacagCTCAGTTGATTGATATAATTATAAGTTGTTCTGGATTAGTGCatctgccataaatgtaaaaatgtttgaatgatGCAAAGATACTGGAAACCACAGATTAGAGTGTCTACAGCGATGGGAATTAAGGGTGTGGTCAAGAATCGTTTTTATGAATAAAGGGGGCGGAGTTGGGATTGCTGATAGGTTAAGGATCCCACACCTAcatttttcagcattttattcTCCGACAAATACAACAGCCCAAATTTCACCCCAGTATGGGATCCTTCACTATGATGATGAACATATTTTTGTCTGTCCGTGTTACAGGCCCTATTCCAATGTTTTCGAGAGACACCCTCGTTACTGTCCGTCTAGTCGAAAAGTTCGAGAACACGAAATGGGAGGCAAAGATCATAGAACAGAAAGACACCAGGATAAAAGTGTGCGTCAACTCCCCGCCGACTGCTCCCATTGGTCGCTACAAGCTCAATCTGATAACATGGACCCCGAAAGGAAGCCACACTTATAAACACAAACCTGAAAATGATCTCTACCTGCTGTTTAACCCCTGGTGTAAAGGTAATGGGCAGAAATGGGCAGAAATGGGATGACGGATTCAAAAATTCCAGTGTAACATCAGTATTTCCCTCTACCTGCCCAGATGACGCTGTGTTTATGGATAACGAGGACGAGAGGAACGAGTATGTTCTTAACGATGTGGGAGTGCTCTACTATGGAAATGATAGTCAGATTGGAGAGAGGAACTGGATCTTTGGACAGGTATTACATTCACATTATTATATTCAGAGGTACTATTAATACTTATTTAGGTAGAAAGTTCAGGCTGTAGATTTAACTGATGTTGAGAGAACTTGTATGTTCATGTGTGCAGTTTGCTGACGGGGTTCTCGCAGCATGTCTGTTCATACTGGAGAAGAGTCAAGCCTTGAACACAGGTCGGCGAAATCCTGTTAACATTGCCAGAGTTGTGTCAGCCATGGTGAGTGTCTTTTACAGccatgatatacagtatatatatatatatatatatatatatatatatatatatatatatatatatatatatatgtatgtatgtatgtatataaatatacaggtagtcccagaTTTACGATGGAGATGTCTACATACGTACGATAAACGGACACCAACAATAAACTGGGggcgcgagattcgaaccgcggtaaaacgggggattactgtaatttaacacattacagtacataatttagcaaagcagagcaatttacactactgtactgtatatactttacaGTATAAATGTTTGTGGCAGCGGGGGTCCACGAGTGAGGGCGGAGCCCAACGCATTTTGCTACAATGTCTGGTGCTATAAAAAAAGGACGGAGACAAAAGCTATTATTGAGCTTTGAAACGCCCCAAAAAATACGCGCTCTAACAAGACAACTGCACCCTGTCGACCGCTGGCATCCCAATGTATCCTACCTgctatatgaaaataaatacaactttttTTGCCTTTGCTATCGTCATcgcaaaataagaaaaaacatcataattcaaaccatcgtaactcggggtcTATCTATATATCAACCAATTAAGATTTTTCTTgagtttagaaaagaaaaaagtctgaTTTCTTGGTGCCAGGTCAACTCTCCTGATGATCAAGGTGTGTTGGAAGGGAATTGGTCGAGTAACTACGCGAACGGGACGTCCCCATTGTTATGGAACGGCAGTGTGGAAATTCTGAGGCAGTACCACAAAAGTGGAGGAAAGCCTGTTAAATATGGCCAGTGCTGGGTCTtttcaggggtcaccaacactGGTACAGTACATGTGTACATATCATTTAATTAGTTCCTTTTTAGGATGACCACATCTTTCACTCGTTTGACCAATTCTCCACCCTCTCACCTCACCTATGTCCGGTTTTCCAGTCCTCAGGTGTTTGGGCATTCCCACCCGAAGTGTCACAAACTTCAGCTCGGCCCACGACACGGACGTTTCCTTGACGACCGATGTGTATTTTGATGAGAAAATGAATCCGATTGAGAAGCTCAACAACGACTCGATTtggtacaaacacacaacattctTTTTGATCTCACAGTTGTGCAGAAATGCAATTCATTCCAAAGCAAAACGAAAGATCAAACCTGCAACACCATATATTTGGTGTTCAGGGAAAACCAATCAtgtaatgacattttttatgcTAATCATGAACTGATCGATTTTCTCTATTCGATGTATCAAACAGAAGTATATTTTGTATACTTTCTCTGCAGGAATTTCCACGTGTGGAACGAATGCTGGATGGCCCGGTCTGATCTACCAGATGGAATGGGGGGTTGGCAGGTTGTAGATGCCACACCTCAGGAGACAAGTCAGGGCATATTCTGCTGTGGCCCCATCCCTCTGGCAGCCATCCGGGATGGACTGGTCTATATGAAATACGATGCCCCGTTTGTTTTTGCTGAGGTATATAATCTAAAAATATCTTTGGATCATAGGAACAATAAAGCTCGGGCtactgtggtaaggaaaaactccttatAAAACCTTATTTAACTCcgtataaagaagaaacctcaaaaggaaccagactcaaaagtgaaacccatccttatttgggtgatatcaagagtgtgtttataaatcataaaaacaagcCAAAACACCAGAAAGTGAGAACCACCATGAGCATCGGAGTGAGTGATTATGAGTAACGTCCTTCCTACAGTCTTATATAGTCAGTTGATGTTGTGCAACCAGGAGCTACAGAACAACTCACagaatagctcaacatctgagatcatcatagatccaacagaACAGTTCAAACAGTCCGAAGCTAAAACCTAGTATTTTCTGACCACTAGGAAGCTGAGAATGCTAAAATAATGAAGTTCTCCAAGTACCAAGAAAGTTTAGATAAAGGTTCTACTAAAATCCAGTTGTAGATTTCAGAACAAAGATAGTAGTAATAGCTgatagtgtttgtgtgattgtAGGTGAACAGCGACAGGATCGTCTGGCAGAGACAAAGTAACGGCACCTTCACTCAAATCTCCTGTGAGAAGAATGTGGTGGGCAAAAATATCAGCACCAAAGCAGTGGGTTCTGACCTCAGAGTGGACATCACACACCTTTACAAACATCCAGAAGGTAAAACCACTCAACAAATAATTTTTGCTGCCATATTTACCCTGTTGGGGAAGAGGTAGCACAGTAgaaaagatgttggactttgatctgaaggttgttagttcaaatcccagtaccaccaagctgccacttctggaccCTCGAACAACgtccttaaccctcagttgCTCAgatgtataactgagataactctAAGTCACTCTAAAAAAGATGTccaccaaatgctgtaaatgtaaattttggtttatatttctttttcccACTGTTAACATCATTAGGGTCTGAAGCCGAGCGAATCGCCGTGGAAACTGCTTCCTCTTATGGCTCTAGGCCTAATACCTACCCCTGTGCCGTGGACAAGGATGTCACATTAGCGGTCACTGTGGACGAGGTGGGGCAGTGGGTGGGCGAGGATGCTCGGCTCTCCTTCATCGTGAACAATGGGAGCTCTGAGACGCGCAGCATCAAGCTCTACTGCCAGGTGGCGATCATGTACTATACTGGCGTGCTCAAGGGCACAGTGAAGAAGGAGGAAATCTCAGTGAAGCTCAATCCCAAAGAAGGTGGGCGATCATTCAGAACATAATTCTGAATGTTTTTGAGAACTGTATAACTTCAGATTTTCTTGATACCCTTACAGTCAAGACACAGGTGTGGACCGTTCCATATGATCAGTACAAGGACCAGCTGGTGGACCACTCTTCCCTGATGCTCACTGTGCTTGGACGAGTCACTGAGACCAAGCAGGTTCTGGCCATCAGGCACAGCTTCCGCCTGCGTACGCCCGACATCATCCTCACCGTAAGTTCTCGAGAGGCTCCCATGATTGGCACTACGCTGAACGTTTTAGTCAGGAGTCTCTTCAGCAAGTTTAGATTATACTGTTGAGGGAAGAAGATCCAAATACAACATAATGTGGGATTCCGAAGCAATGTTCCATCTCAAAAGTCTAATATtttcaagtgttttatttcttttacaccACAGTGAATCAGTACATTTATTCCAGAAGTTCTCAGCTGTAAGATATTCTTTCAGCAGCCTAacggttttctctctctcactttaatgaggcaaaaaataaatgaggtCCTCCATCCTGAAGACCTTGCCATGACTGAAGCCATACTGACTGTTAAAAATTGCTGATACTTCAGACTCCTGCCACAAATGTTAACTGATTACTTCCTTATAGAAAGTTTCCCTATAACACCAGCTACACCTACACGATCACGTATGAGTGCATTGATATAAACAAAACTGTTGAGGAAAAATTActaaacaccttctgaccaatccgATTCAAGAAATCAGCAGAGATGTGATGCAAGCAGGAAACATCCAGATACTGTTTCTTCATTGCATTCCCATAGGACACTGATGTTAGGTACAGGTTTGCAGCTTTATATTGAACTTAGTAAATTCAAATGGACAAAGTGTATTAATGATGCAATTCTGCTTTACAGCCTGTAGGAGACGCCGTGGTGGGGACCGAGATGGCGGTAAAAATCACCTTTAAGAACCCACTGTCGCGTGTCCTGAAGAACGTCACACTCCGCATCCAGGGCTTGGGCTTGCTGAAAGTGAAAGACATCCGCTATGGGTGAAGCATATGGACTTTTAAA from Silurus meridionalis isolate SWU-2019-XX chromosome 16, ASM1480568v1, whole genome shotgun sequence encodes the following:
- the LOC124399147 gene encoding protein-glutamine gamma-glutamyltransferase K-like, whose translation is MSAAPTGTCPNEGRFPSATLNAFVEPLLTPNEGKNDGRLLVLSIDLLKSKTGQNRLEHHTDRYQSDDLVVRRGQGFQMWIEFSRAFEPKSDKLHLELRLGPIPMFSRDTLVTVRLVEKFENTKWEAKIIEQKDTRIKVCVNSPPTAPIGRYKLNLITWTPKGSHTYKHKPENDLYLLFNPWCKDDAVFMDNEDERNEYVLNDVGVLYYGNDSQIGERNWIFGQFADGVLAACLFILEKSQALNTGRRNPVNIARVVSAMVNSPDDQGVLEGNWSSNYANGTSPLLWNGSVEILRQYHKSGGKPVKYGQCWVFSGVTNTVLRCLGIPTRSVTNFSSAHDTDVSLTTDVYFDEKMNPIEKLNNDSIWNFHVWNECWMARSDLPDGMGGWQVVDATPQETSQGIFCCGPIPLAAIRDGLVYMKYDAPFVFAEVNSDRIVWQRQSNGTFTQISCEKNVVGKNISTKAVGSDLRVDITHLYKHPEGSEAERIAVETASSYGSRPNTYPCAVDKDVTLAVTVDEVGQWVGEDARLSFIVNNGSSETRSIKLYCQVAIMYYTGVLKGTVKKEEISVKLNPKEVKTQVWTVPYDQYKDQLVDHSSLMLTVLGRVTETKQVLAIRHSFRLRTPDIILTPVGDAVVGTEMAVKITFKNPLSRVLKNVTLRIQGLGLLKVKDIRYGDIGSLKTITLTEKFTPNLSGLRKLLASLDCQQLTQVHGVADILVKEK